From the genome of Myxocyprinus asiaticus isolate MX2 ecotype Aquarium Trade chromosome 39, UBuf_Myxa_2, whole genome shotgun sequence:
cTAGCTTAAGCTGTTTTTTCCACCAGCTAGCAACGCCAAGATCATGGTTTCAATTTCCtgggaacacacaaactgctaaaatgtataggcctatatattgAACGTACACTGGAAttccctttggataaaagtgtctgccaaatgcatgtaatgtaaatgtaaatattaaggtgtggcatgggggggcgtggtcatgtgtctgtctgtgggagagggaaagcggtaaggctcgtcacctgggctgtaaatACTcgaacacctgtctctcattatagtgatggtggagggagacctgataaggctcacCAGAGCGGCAGAGAGGAgggagagacaggtgttagagtaattacagcccaggtgacgggCCTTACCACTTTGcttctcccgcagacagacacatgaccacgccccccatacCACGCAAGGTCATATGAATTTATTAGTTTAAGgaatatttcaaccaaaaattaaatttctctcatcatttactcacccttatgccatcctagatgtattcacagcctttgctcaatactttgttgaagcacctttggcaccaattacagcctcaagtctttttgagtatgatactacaagcttggcacacctatttttgggcagtttctcccattctttttcacaggacctctcaagctccatcaggttggatggggagcatcagtgcacagccattttcagatctctccagagatgttcagtcgggttcaagtctgggctttggctgggccactcaaggacattcacagagttgtcccgtagccactcctttgttatcttggctgtgtgcttagggtcgttgtcctgttggaagatgaaccttcaccccagcctgaggtccagagcgctctggagcaggttttcatcaaggatgtctctgtacattgctgcgttcatctttccctcgatcctgactagtctcccagttcctgccgctgaaaaacatccccacagcatgatgctgccaccaccatgcttcactgtaggaatggtattggccaggtgatgagcggtgcctggtttcctccagacatgatgcttgccattcaggccaaagagttaaatctttgtttctcatggtctgagagtccttcaggtgccttttggcaaactccaggcaggctgacatgtgccttttactgaggagtggcttccatctggccactctaccatgcaggcctgattggtggagtgctgcagagatggttgttcttctggaaggttctcctctctccacagagaaatgctggagctctgtcagagtgaccatcaggttcttggtcacctccctgactaaggcccttctcccccgatcactcagtttggccgggcggccagctctaggaagagtcctggtggttccaaacttcttccatttacggatgatggaggccactgtgctcattgggacattCAATTCTGCAgatatttttctgtaccctttcccagatctgtgcctcgatacaatcctgtcttggaggtctacagacaattccttggacttcatggcttggtttgtgctctgacatgcactgttaactgtgggaccttatatagacaggtgtgtacctttccaaatcatgtccaatcaactgaatttaccacaggtggactccaatcaagttgtagaaacatctcaaagatgatcagtggaaacaggtggcacctgagctcaattttgagtgtcatggcaaaggctgtaaatacttatgtatgtgatttttttttctttcatttttcatttttaataaatttgcaaagatttcaaacaaacttctttcatgttgtcattatggggtattgtttgtagaatcttgaggaaaataatgaatttaatccattttggaataaggctgtaacataacaaaatgtggaaaaagtgaagcgctgtgaatactttccggatgcactgtaagtaactccagttgttaaattaatgtcttcagaagtgagatgataggtgtgggtgagaaacagatcaatatttaagacatttctcactataaattctccaccctgctcagtcaatcttcactttaactttcacttttacattcttcttcttgtgtttttggtaattcacattcttcatgcatatcgccccctactgggcatggagtAGAATTTCTAGCATAAAAGGACTTAgagtaaatatttatctgtttctctactacacctatcatattacttctaaagacatggattaaaacattgaagtcgtatggattacttttatgatgcctttatgtgcattttggagcatcaaaattttggtgcacattcacttgcattgtatggaccaacagagctgaaatattcttctaaatatcttaatttgtgttctgcagaagaaagaaagttatacacatctgggatggcctgagggtgagtgaatgataaaatgatgagaattttcattttggggtgaactatgcctttacattatttcagtcatgacaactcagaAAGATttggcatgttaatgtgggtatgacatattgacagGACTTttgtcttggtggactagatctgctacactgctgcaGCAGGGCAAGTATGGTGACCTGCAACAGCtggaacatacacagacatgctgactaagcatgtggacatgctgctgctgctgtgcaaacaaaacgcaagacatgctgcatcgattTGTCATCATAGGTGCATGTAGGTTATGCTGCTGCATAATTAAACATACCTaaaatccccatgtagcagatctagacaagtgcaGCTGAGAAGGTGGAGGGTTTAAATGTTCAGCCGCTGTGTTATGAATAAGTCAAAGTTATTTTACGCAGGGCaatcagtaattttttatttatgtcgtttggacttacactgacacctagtggcatggatgcagcagcatcattcaaatgcaatagttttctgttaccactgccattgtagaaattaattAATCACTGGCAGAAAtggttaatttaatccatgagtgaaagtgtccaataacagggtggttactgagattaagcaagtagtatttgactggtcatgtgattttaacatggcagcccacatgaggggaccctctccatgtaaaacgAAATTGCTTTTAAAAGGTccctgatatgactggagtcctcatctcattctcatgattttatacatatgtttcaaaattactattcatttccaTAGGAATACAACTttttttaatgcagaaaacaTACAGAAAGGCTATTCCATATTGTAGAATGCATCTAAACGCATTCAGCGGGAGACACCAATGTAAACATGGAGACAGTGCGTAACAGCGAAACCCGTCGGGTTAGCACACGTTGatggaaaaacacatttaatcAAGAGAAGGTGATGAAAGACAACTGGTGAGTATGTGACCTGATCCCAATTGCCGAACGACTATATTTAGCCTACTGAATgtcaatattgttgttcacaagcAGAAACTGCTACATTTCTTGGATTATGCAGGACATTAGAGTAAAAAACCTTAAGTGTCCAGTCCTCTTGACAATATTTCAGTATCCTTCCAAATTACTAGAGCAAGGCTTTCATTTATCTCAATTGCACCATCTATTGGTTGATAATGAGTAGTACAATAAATGTACTCAATTTGTCAGACTGACTACAGTTTTTACATAATTGTGGGCAGGTATGGAAAAGCTGGGAAACTAGCAGAAAACAGTAGAAAAACAACTAAGAACTACATCTGCTTGTAACCAGTACCTCACTACACACAGATTGACTAAATGCTTTATTTTGGGAAAGCTTAAAAAGTGTAGTGCTGAAGGTCTTGAGAACAACTGATTTTAGATAAAGCATAGATATCAGTACAAAATATTAAGAATTAAAACTGTTTTCATTCACTTGGTCTAATGGGTTCTTTGAATTGTCCCTTTTGTGTCTATTGTGTGTCTTTTAACTCCCCCAAGCTTACCTTAGGTGTAATTGTTTGTGCATCTATGTGGTTTAGaagaatcttttttcttttccttaaAAGGATGCATCTGACGTCACAGATGGGGCCTTTTAACCTCAGTTGTTCTGCTGACAGGCCATTTTTCAAGTTCTGTTGTTGTGATATTATAATCCTGGGATATTTGATTTCAAAATGATTTGTACAGTATTTTTTGTGTTGCATGTGGTTCTCAGCTCTTTTTGCTGGTAAGTTTTGCcataatttgatatttttttatttgatacatagttttcattttattttcacacttgtaaacaaataataaaaaagggtgGCTAAGAATGAACATTAAActgtttgattttaaaatattgcatCTCAGGATAAGAGCATCAAAAAAACTttcttattgcatttattatCCATTCTCCCTCTTAACTCACAGACTGTCTAAAATGAAAATGAGAACAAGAGAATGTACATTTATTATTACTTCCAGTTTCACGTTGTGTAACAATCTGATTTGTGGCTTTCTTTAGGTCTTGTGGAtcacataattttataatattttggcCTCTGACAATGGTTTTGGCTCCCATCACAGTGGTTGATGCTTGTCCTAATCCCTGCAAATGTGAAGAGACTGCTACTATTATCTGTTCGGAAAGAAAACTTCTGGAGATCCCTCATCTCCCTGAGGGTACCAAGATATTGTATGCTACACATAATTTTATCCAGGCTCTCCCTAGAGAAGGTTTGGAAGAATTGACACTTCTCGATCTCACCAAGAATCACTTAAATTTGTCACTGACTTCTGAAACCATTTGGCAGAACATGAGTAATCTTACCAAGCTATTTCTGAGTGGAAATGATCTTCATACATTAACGCCAGGACAATTTCATGGACTAGTAAATCTTCAAGTGTTAGACCTCAGTAACAACTACATTAAGACTTTTCCTCGGAAGCTTCTTTATGGTCTGAACAGCCTTCAAACCCTTAATATGAATTTTAACCAAATATTCCGTTTATCCTGTGGAGTCCTGGATGGAGCTCCTGCTCTTATGGACCTCCAACTAAAGAGTAATAATATTGAAATGATAGAGTTAGATGTATttgaaaacagcaccaacctaGCTAAAGTCTATCTctctaaaaataatttgaaacatGTAGGCTATGGGAGTTTCAGGGGTGCCAATGCGCTGGAACAATTTGATCTTAGTCGAAATGGGCTCACTGGCATACCTATTGGTGTCCTACAGGACACCCCAAACCTCACTAGCCTCCAGCTTCAGAAAAATAATATAACTTATGTTCCTGATTATGTTTTCTCTGAGATTCCTGCGTTGAAGCATTTGGACTTGAGTCATAATGCTCTTGTTTCTTTGACTGACGGTTCCCTAAGAGGACTTTCCCAGCTAGGTGCATTGGATTTGAGTTTCAATCAGTTGCAGTCCCTAACTTCACAAGTGTTTCAAGACTTGGGGAAACTCGAGAACCTTAACTTGTATCACAATCATCTGATGTCACTTCCGAATGGTGTGTTCAACAGTTTAAGTAGGATAACAGATCTCCAGTTGGATAGCAATAATATCTCTGCAATCCCACCAGACCTATTTCATCCACTTTCAGTATTATGTGATCTACATTTGGATAACAATCACATTTCTGAGCTCGACTCGGACACATTTATGAAGTTGGGAAAACTTAAGTATCTTGACCTCAGCAACAATAACCTTGTGAGGATTCCAATGCACCTCTTCCAAAAGACACATAATTTGAGGGATCTAAATCTGGAGAAAAATAATATCAACTTGATTTTCAAATCATCCTTTGGAGGACTGGGAAGACTGCGCACTCTGAGGCTCAGCAACAACCACCTGTCAAGTCTCCAACCAGAGCTACTGACAACTCTAAATAGTTTAAGGGAGTTATGGCTTAGTGAAAATCAGATAAAAACCATCCCAAATGGCTTTTTTATTCAACTTAAAAACTTGAGGATTCTCGATTTGTCCAACAATAACCTGCATTCCGTGTCCTCTGATATCTTCAAAGATATGTTCACATTGAAAAAGCTAGATCTGAGCTTCAATAAACTTGACAAGCTTCCGGATGACTTCTTCACAGCCTTGAGAAATCTTCAAAGGCTCCACCTGCAAAACAACCGGCTCACACAATTACCCACCAAAGTGTTTTCTGTTCTAACCAATTTGAAAGAGCTCCATTTGGACAATAACCTGCTCCTTCACTTTGATCCTGCACAATTTGAAGGCTTAGTGAATTTAAGAGAactcaatattaaaaataatcaaCTGCGCTCAATAGAAAATGGGACACTGATGCCTTTAAAAACCCTAAAACACATTGATCTTGATGGGAATCCGTGGGATTGCTCTTGTAAGTCCATTCTGTATATAAGTCAGTGGTTCAACAACAATGCTAGGTTGGTAAAAACTAGACCCTTGTGCAGCTCTGGTGGAGGTAGAGATCTTTCCTATCCAGCTAAATTTCCATTATCATTATCTGAGCATTGCACAAGTTCTGCCTGTTTTTCTATACACATGCATAAAGTGGAACTACTAACAATTCTCATCGCTTTCTCCCTGTCTTTTAATTTCTTATGAAAACTTCACCATTTGGATTGCTGTGCAATGCTAGCATGCCAGCCTCATGCGTGGTTAAAgtgtcaagaaaaaaaaaaaaacagccactgCTTGTGTGTGAATTAGGTATGCATTCGCATTTGTACATACATAGAACGCCAATGCTTGCATCAGAGAAAACATTTACAAGGCAATGTTCCATAAAACACTGAAAATATGATGTACAGTATCTGAGATTTAATGCTATACCTTACTATTCTTTCAAATAAACTACTTTCACAAATATTTATAGACTCTTTACTTCTCAGAAAGAGAAAGTGTGCTACAGGATTAAGAGTTTTAATGAGGCCACATGCTGAGGTTGTTAGAGGGGAATTCCACTTACTAATTGGAATCACTCAGGTTGTTTCGAAGAACCATAAATTGATCTCAAGGCCAGGATGTAAGACCAGCTGCAAACTGTGGTTGTGTTTCTGCAAAACTCGGTCAGATCATTTTCTTCTGACAGACAAGAGAACTTTCTTCCTTACTGTGCTACTTCATGTCTTTGGCTGAagcttgtcaaataaataaataaatcaccaaATGCTCTAAGGATGAGAAGAACTGACAAATAgtatacaaattaatataaaattctTAAATGAAAGATTTGCATAAAAATGCTTCGATAAAATTGAAGTTACTGTAGTAAGTAACTGAAGTACATCGGGGACATGTTTTGAACATTGCCGCATTTGGACAATCTGTTTAGTCTACCAATCCTTGATAACATAAACCGTGGGCttttaaactttttgatgcctagcacccccaaatatgatgatccctttGCGTGGGACccctgacaaaaaataaaaaggtagtgatatattttaatgtataaacACCTATTTGATTTTTATTGTGAGCgtgatattataaaaaaaatatatatatatatatgttgtttgcaaaattaaataactgaattttatattgtcattgtactaaagcaaaataattaaaatattttctggcAAATATTTACTTTGAATTAAGTTGACCAAATTTTTTTCTATCCactatttacagtatatcatgtatagataaaagaaaaatttaattgAAATCTATTAGCAGTCTTCAGAAAAAAGAATGAGCctgtaataatgtcaaatttggtAAATGTTTACTTTTCTAAACATTTTGTAACCTTATTTTTTCCTCAGAAATTTATTCCACAGCCTCCTGGGGATCCCCAGACCACATTTTGATAAGCTTTGATATAAATGATATTATTTCTGGTCAGAATTAAAGGCTAAGAAATTATGCTATATAATGCAATTTAGGGTGAGGCTGGCTATCCTGGAGAAGAATGGGTGGAAGATAAGGAAATGTATGAGCAGAAATTTAAATCGAAATTGCACTTTCCTAGTTACTTTCTCACCTTTatccataacaacaacaaaaaaggccTCAATGTCAAGTACTGTACCCACCTTTCAGAGTAATAAAAGACTGGATCATATTTCAACATGACAACTTTATTTTGCCATAATAAGGTACTTCACAGGTAATTCAGCATTTCTGTCTGTATTTCTGAAATACATTTGAGGATGCTAACAATTTTACTGGCAGCCTGTACACTGAAATATCTGACAGGGGAACTTCAGCATCTGTAAATTAACAAAAAGCAtacagatacagttgtgctcaaagtttgcataccctggcagaaattgtgaaattttggcattgattttgaaaatatgactgatcatgcaacaaaaactgtcttttatttaaggatagtgatcatatgaagccatttattatcacatagttgtctggctcctttttaaatcataatgataacagaaatcacccaaatggccctgatcaaaagtttacatacccttgaatgtttggccttgttacagacacacaaggtgacacacacaggtttaaatggcaattaaaggttaatttcccacacctgtggcttttaaaattgcaattagtgtctgtgtataaatagtcaatgagtttgttagctctcatgtggatgcactgagcaggctagatactgagccatggggagcagaaaagaactgtcaaaagacctgcataacaaggtaatggaactttataaagatggaaaaggatataaaaatatatcaatcacttattaagaagtggaaaatttggggatctcttgatgccaagtcaaggtcaggtagaccaagaaagatttcagccacaactgccagaagaattgttcaggatacaaagaaaaacccacaggtaacctcaggagaaatacaggctgctctggaaaaagacggtgtggttgtttcaaggagcacaatacgactataattgaacaaaaatgagctgcatgttgagttgccagaaagaaacctttactgcaccaatgctacaaaaaagcccagttacaatatgcccgacatcaccttgacacacctcacagcttctggcacactgtaatttggagtgacgagaccaaaatagagctttatggtcacaaccataagcgctatgtttggagaggggtcaacaaggcctatagtgctatagtgtgtgtgtgtgggagggggggtgagctctaaaggcatggggaatcttgtgaaaattgatggcaagatgaatgctgcatgttatcagaaaatactggcaaacaGTTTGCTTTCTTCTgtatgaaagctgcgcatgggacgctcttggacattccagcacgacaataaGGTTCTGGAGTGCCCGTCACagtttcctgaccttaatatcatcgagccactctggggagatctcaaacgtgcgggttcatgcaagacgaccaaagactttgcatgacctggaggcattttgccaagacgaatgggcagctataccacctgcaagaaattgaggcctcatagacaactattacaaaagactgcacgctgtcattgatgctaaagggggcaatacatagtattaagaactacgggtatgcagacttttgaaaaggggtcatttcatttttttctttgttgccatgttttgttttatgattgtgccattctgttataacctagttgaatataaatcccataagaaataaaagaaatgtgttttgcctgctcactcatgttttctttaaaaatggtacatatattaccaattctccaagggtatgcaaacttttgagcacaactgtatagccTATTAGCCTTAGACACATACACCTACTTAATCTTACCGGAACAGTGTACTTATACACATTTATGGCACCTCAGATTTTGTGGAtaagcaaaactctttccacacttgTCACACATGTATTCCTTCTCCCCTGTGTGTATGTGCTTGTGAGCTTTGAGAGCATTAGACTGGTTAAATCCATGGCCACACACGTCACAGTTGAATGGCTTTTCTTCGGTGTGTATGTGCTGATGTCTTTGGAAGGTGCAGAAACCATTGCCACACATGTCACAACTAAATGGTCTTTTGCCAGTATGTGAGATCAGGTGAGTCTTAAGGCAAATCTGTTGACTGAATTTTTTCCCCACACACTGAGCAGCTAAAGGGCCTCTCTCCTGTATGAATCTTCTCATGAATTTTCACACTGCCTGCACTCTGAAAGGTCtttccacacacacaacaccTGTGTTTGGTGCTCATGGTGTGTTTCTGCTGGTGAGATTAAAAGGTGCCGATAGAGCCGAGAGTCTCTCCACATACAGGGAACGGGCAGCTGCTCTGCATGAGTTTGGAGGTGtgttttcattgtatttatgcaaCCTGAGATCACCCTGCATACAACACTGATGTGGCCATTTTGTCCTGCATGCTGTCCCTCATGCACCTTAAGCATCCATTTCTGTACAAAGCCCTGAGCACACGTTTTGCATTTGTGTGCCTTCAATGAATCGACTTGGTTGAAACTTCGTCAGCATGTCTGGCAGGTGAATGGCTTCTCCCCCGTATGGATTCTCTGGTGGCGACGTAGATTGTTGTAAATGCCAAAGCTCTTTCCACATACATTGCATGTATGCATCTTCTCTCCCGATCAGATGCTTTTTGAGGTAATAAGCTTGAGGAAAAGACTTCCTACAGACAACACATGTAAAAGATTTGTCTGGACGATGAATCCTCTGGTGATTCTTTAGCTGTTTGTGTTCCGTAAAAGTCTCGCCACACAGATTGCAAATATAAGGTTCCTAGTCAGTATGAAGCTGGCAATGTACATCCAAACTGAGTTCACGGGTAAAACGCTTACCACAATGTGAACAGCTAAAGGGTTTCCCAGCTGCTGCATGAACAACCTGATGAGCTTTTAAAAGAATAAGGGAGTCAAAAAAAATTCTACAGTGTTTACAGCTTAACTGTTCACCGCTCCTTCGACAGCTTGCTTGCTCGCTCGAACTTCTAGATTTTTCTGCATCATCCTGAGGTGTACAGCTGATGTCTTCCTCAGCATCACTCTTCTGTGATGTCACTAGATGAGGATGTTTCTTTATTGCAGCATCACTTACTTTATAAGCTTGTAAcagtaaaggacgggcaaggaggaggtgggaaccggctgaataaTAAACGTAAAgtataatgatataaatgaacttaaaacaacataaaacataaaggaacacagacacacatgcagcgtggtcgcatgcgtctctctctctctcaccccaaCTGGCGTCTCAGGCTcacctttatctcgctctcccgctgaacatttgattcagcgccagccgtgcaccTTCACGGCCCagtcacgccctcctcctcgtcacactcctcccctgcctgattcaggctggggtgccaccggactgacctactcccccctatctctggaggggagacgctgcccttccagcctttctatcagccggtggtccaccccgcctcctgggaacctgggggagagacatgGGGAGGTgcggggagagggaaagggcgaatgagagatacacagagagagagagagagagagaggagagagcgagagaaaacttgcccgccggttcccagacatgccaTTGCCCGGAcctcaaccactcctcccctctggcggacgacagctcactcctcccccggtagatggcagcgagccctccgacccctggtggatagaaccgctcctccccttctcggcggaTGGTAGCAGTTCCCCCGGCTCTCAGGGGCCGGCAGCAACCCTTCCGTCCCCATGCAGACGACtatggctgctcctttgggcagacGGCAAGGACTcaacgacagcacatccctccttcctcccaggtttcggcaccagtgtaacagtaaaggacgggcaaggaggaggcaggaactggctgaacaataaAGGTAAAGattaatgataaaaatgaacttaaaacaacataaaaaaaataaaggaacacagaaacacatgcagcgcggccacgtgcgtctctctctctctctcccgaactggcatctccggctcccctttatctcgctctcccgctgataaGCTGATTCAGCACCTGCCGTGCacactcatggcccggccacaccctcctccttgtcacaaagcTCTACTGTCTGAAAAATCTGTTGATGCCTCTTCCATGATGATCACTgtattctttgttttgttttcttggcttttttaaaaaaaaaaaaaaaaaaaagaagttagaaAGAACAATTTAGATGAACTTATAACTGAATTAAGCAAAGTTATGCAAACTCATAAATTAAACCCACCTCGTGAATTATGTCTGAATCAGATACTGTTTCACTTTCTTATCATCTATAATTTCTTGTTAACAGCTCACAAGGACAGCAATTTTCTCCTCAGAGGCTGCGGATTCATAAAGGACAATACATTTTGAAGGGACAGTTCGTCCAGTGTAatctgtttactcaccctcatgttgttccaaacccatatgactttcttctctgGAATACAAAGAGAGTTGTTATGCAGAATAGTAGACTCAGTCACCGTTCCCTTTccttgcatattttttccattcatataagtgcatggtgactgagaataacattctgcctaacatttcctttcgaattccac
Proteins encoded in this window:
- the LOC127429834 gene encoding leucine-rich repeat-containing protein 15-like — protein: MICTVFFVLHVVLSSFCWSCGSHNFIIFWPLTMVLAPITVVDACPNPCKCEETATIICSERKLLEIPHLPEGTKILYATHNFIQALPREGLEELTLLDLTKNHLNLSLTSETIWQNMSNLTKLFLSGNDLHTLTPGQFHGLVNLQVLDLSNNYIKTFPRKLLYGLNSLQTLNMNFNQIFRLSCGVLDGAPALMDLQLKSNNIEMIELDVFENSTNLAKVYLSKNNLKHVGYGSFRGANALEQFDLSRNGLTGIPIGVLQDTPNLTSLQLQKNNITYVPDYVFSEIPALKHLDLSHNALVSLTDGSLRGLSQLGALDLSFNQLQSLTSQVFQDLGKLENLNLYHNHLMSLPNGVFNSLSRITDLQLDSNNISAIPPDLFHPLSVLCDLHLDNNHISELDSDTFMKLGKLKYLDLSNNNLVRIPMHLFQKTHNLRDLNLEKNNINLIFKSSFGGLGRLRTLRLSNNHLSSLQPELLTTLNSLRELWLSENQIKTIPNGFFIQLKNLRILDLSNNNLHSVSSDIFKDMFTLKKLDLSFNKLDKLPDDFFTALRNLQRLHLQNNRLTQLPTKVFSVLTNLKELHLDNNLLLHFDPAQFEGLVNLRELNIKNNQLRSIENGTLMPLKTLKHIDLDGNPWDCSCKSILYISQWFNNNARLVKTRPLCSSGGGRDLSYPAKFPLSLSEHCTSSACFSIHMHKVELLTILIAFSLSFNFL